One genomic window of Aethina tumida isolate Nest 87 chromosome 3, icAetTumi1.1, whole genome shotgun sequence includes the following:
- the LOC109609701 gene encoding uncharacterized protein LOC109609701 isoform X2, with translation MRTWGALTYLFFVVLSISEAQLPPRLQIPGALLVSSGPSPQRPPSAFRQARLLDLPTSGPSPPRLRRPPPNAVPLPVAKEIRPVVEEPEEPVHHAQISSFDDEVNKLVLQSAVREAVSAEEEPEPNPVQFRPQRPVPILRENIRDSAPAPPRPVARPAPVLRAEQVARPAPVLRAEPQQVSRGPIFRGEVPQRQVKQQPLPEYREPPQPVRQPVRQPQRTVEQFRGNPRPRPSGDEDEEYNRRRKPVVQILRKYRTDNPDGSITWGFENEDGTFKEETLGVDCVTRGKYGYVDPDGVKREYTYETGIKCDEQPLEEEEEELRPQLQQAKFAPQPRKPQPQFRPQIGLQ, from the exons ATGAGGACGTGGGGCGCGttgacttatttattttttgtg gtgTTGTCTATTTCTGAAGCGCAACTGCCGCCACGGTTGCAAATTCCAGGCGCACTTCTAGTGTCTAGTGGTCCATCACCTCAGAGACCACCTTCGGCATTCAGACAAGCCCGCCTTCTAGATCTGCCAACGAGTGGTCCCTCTCCACCCAGGTTGAGGCGCCCACCGCCTAACGCCGTACCTTTGCCCGTTGCTAAGGAAATCCGTCCCGTAGTGGAGGAGCCTGAGGAACCGGTGCATCATGCTCAAATATCCAGTTTTGACGATGAAGTCAATAAActtg TATTACAATCAGCCGTCCGTGAAGCCGTTTCAGCTGAAGAAGAACCAGAACCAAACCCCGTACAATTCAGACCTCAACGTCCCGTGCCCATTCTTAGAGAGAACATCAGGGACTCTGCTCCCGCACCACCACGTCCTGTCGCCCGACCGGCACCCGTTTTAAGAGCAGAGCAAGTCGCCAGGCCTGCCCCCGTATTAAGAGCAGAACCGCAGCAAGTGTCCCGTGGACCTATCTTCAGAGGTGAAGTTCCTCAGAGACAAGTTAAGCAACAACCTCTGCCAGAATACAGAGAACCACCGCAACCAGTAAGACAACCA gtCCGTCAGCCGCAACGTACCGTAGAACAATTCAGAGGCAATCCCAGACCACGTCCATCAGGTGACGAAGATGAGGAATACAACCGTCGTCGCAAACCGGTCGTCCAAATTCTGCGCAAGTACCGCACCGACAACCCCGACGGCAGCATCACTTGGGGTTTCGAGAATGAAGACGGCACCTTCAAAGAGGAAACTCTGGGTGTCGACTGTGTCACGAGGGGCAAATACGGTTACGTTGATCCGGACGGAGTGAAGCGCGAGTACACGTACGAAACGGGTATCAAGTGCGACGAACAGCCTCTGGAGGAAGAGGAGGAGGAACTGAGACCACAGCTGCAGCAAGCCAAGTTCGCGCCACAACCGAGGAAGCCTCAGCCACAATTCAGGCCGCAGATAGGACTGCAATAA
- the LOC109609701 gene encoding uncharacterized protein LOC109609701 isoform X3 yields the protein MRTWGALTYLFFVVLSISEAQLPPRLQIPGALLVSSGPSPQRPPSAFRQARLLDLPTSGPSPPRLRRPPPNAVPLPVAKEIRPVVEEPEEPVHHAQISSFDDEVNKLGISVLQSAVREAVSAEEEPEPNPVQFRPQRPVPILRENIRDSAPAPPRPVARPAPVLRAEQVARPAPVLRAEPQQVSRGPIFRGEVPQRQVKQQPLPEYREPPQPVRQPPQRTVEQFRGNPRPRPSGDEDEEYNRRRKPVVQILRKYRTDNPDGSITWGFENEDGTFKEETLGVDCVTRGKYGYVDPDGVKREYTYETGIKCDEQPLEEEEEELRPQLQQAKFAPQPRKPQPQFRPQIGLQ from the exons ATGAGGACGTGGGGCGCGttgacttatttattttttgtg gtgTTGTCTATTTCTGAAGCGCAACTGCCGCCACGGTTGCAAATTCCAGGCGCACTTCTAGTGTCTAGTGGTCCATCACCTCAGAGACCACCTTCGGCATTCAGACAAGCCCGCCTTCTAGATCTGCCAACGAGTGGTCCCTCTCCACCCAGGTTGAGGCGCCCACCGCCTAACGCCGTACCTTTGCCCGTTGCTAAGGAAATCCGTCCCGTAGTGGAGGAGCCTGAGGAACCGGTGCATCATGCTCAAATATCCAGTTTTGACGATGAAGTCAATAAActtg GCATTTCAGTATTACAATCAGCCGTCCGTGAAGCCGTTTCAGCTGAAGAAGAACCAGAACCAAACCCCGTACAATTCAGACCTCAACGTCCCGTGCCCATTCTTAGAGAGAACATCAGGGACTCTGCTCCCGCACCACCACGTCCTGTCGCCCGACCGGCACCCGTTTTAAGAGCAGAGCAAGTCGCCAGGCCTGCCCCCGTATTAAGAGCAGAACCGCAGCAAGTGTCCCGTGGACCTATCTTCAGAGGTGAAGTTCCTCAGAGACAAGTTAAGCAACAACCTCTGCCAGAATACAGAGAACCACCGCAACCAGTAAGACAACCA CCGCAACGTACCGTAGAACAATTCAGAGGCAATCCCAGACCACGTCCATCAGGTGACGAAGATGAGGAATACAACCGTCGTCGCAAACCGGTCGTCCAAATTCTGCGCAAGTACCGCACCGACAACCCCGACGGCAGCATCACTTGGGGTTTCGAGAATGAAGACGGCACCTTCAAAGAGGAAACTCTGGGTGTCGACTGTGTCACGAGGGGCAAATACGGTTACGTTGATCCGGACGGAGTGAAGCGCGAGTACACGTACGAAACGGGTATCAAGTGCGACGAACAGCCTCTGGAGGAAGAGGAGGAGGAACTGAGACCACAGCTGCAGCAAGCCAAGTTCGCGCCACAACCGAGGAAGCCTCAGCCACAATTCAGGCCGCAGATAGGACTGCAATAA
- the LOC109609701 gene encoding uncharacterized protein LOC109609701 isoform X1 → MRTWGALTYLFFVVLSISEAQLPPRLQIPGALLVSSGPSPQRPPSAFRQARLLDLPTSGPSPPRLRRPPPNAVPLPVAKEIRPVVEEPEEPVHHAQISSFDDEVNKLGISVLQSAVREAVSAEEEPEPNPVQFRPQRPVPILRENIRDSAPAPPRPVARPAPVLRAEQVARPAPVLRAEPQQVSRGPIFRGEVPQRQVKQQPLPEYREPPQPVRQPVRQPQRTVEQFRGNPRPRPSGDEDEEYNRRRKPVVQILRKYRTDNPDGSITWGFENEDGTFKEETLGVDCVTRGKYGYVDPDGVKREYTYETGIKCDEQPLEEEEEELRPQLQQAKFAPQPRKPQPQFRPQIGLQ, encoded by the exons ATGAGGACGTGGGGCGCGttgacttatttattttttgtg gtgTTGTCTATTTCTGAAGCGCAACTGCCGCCACGGTTGCAAATTCCAGGCGCACTTCTAGTGTCTAGTGGTCCATCACCTCAGAGACCACCTTCGGCATTCAGACAAGCCCGCCTTCTAGATCTGCCAACGAGTGGTCCCTCTCCACCCAGGTTGAGGCGCCCACCGCCTAACGCCGTACCTTTGCCCGTTGCTAAGGAAATCCGTCCCGTAGTGGAGGAGCCTGAGGAACCGGTGCATCATGCTCAAATATCCAGTTTTGACGATGAAGTCAATAAActtg GCATTTCAGTATTACAATCAGCCGTCCGTGAAGCCGTTTCAGCTGAAGAAGAACCAGAACCAAACCCCGTACAATTCAGACCTCAACGTCCCGTGCCCATTCTTAGAGAGAACATCAGGGACTCTGCTCCCGCACCACCACGTCCTGTCGCCCGACCGGCACCCGTTTTAAGAGCAGAGCAAGTCGCCAGGCCTGCCCCCGTATTAAGAGCAGAACCGCAGCAAGTGTCCCGTGGACCTATCTTCAGAGGTGAAGTTCCTCAGAGACAAGTTAAGCAACAACCTCTGCCAGAATACAGAGAACCACCGCAACCAGTAAGACAACCA gtCCGTCAGCCGCAACGTACCGTAGAACAATTCAGAGGCAATCCCAGACCACGTCCATCAGGTGACGAAGATGAGGAATACAACCGTCGTCGCAAACCGGTCGTCCAAATTCTGCGCAAGTACCGCACCGACAACCCCGACGGCAGCATCACTTGGGGTTTCGAGAATGAAGACGGCACCTTCAAAGAGGAAACTCTGGGTGTCGACTGTGTCACGAGGGGCAAATACGGTTACGTTGATCCGGACGGAGTGAAGCGCGAGTACACGTACGAAACGGGTATCAAGTGCGACGAACAGCCTCTGGAGGAAGAGGAGGAGGAACTGAGACCACAGCTGCAGCAAGCCAAGTTCGCGCCACAACCGAGGAAGCCTCAGCCACAATTCAGGCCGCAGATAGGACTGCAATAA